CGGAGGAAGCCAGCGGGGCCGCCGCGATGCTGCATATAGGGCCAGCCGTCGGCGGTGACGCTCGCCATATAGAAGCTGTCGCGCGCCGTGATAAATTCCGCTTCGCGCGGCCCGATCGGATCGGGGGTGCCGTCGGCGCCAAGCTCCATCCGCGCATAGGCGGCGCGCGACCCCTGCTGCTGCTGCATCGCGCGCGCCGCGTCGGTGAAGATCGTGTGGAGATAGTTGCGGGCCATCGCGGGATTTCCTTCCTTCCAGACCGGATAGGTCGTTGCGTTTGGTGCGATAATCTGTGAAAAATGAAGAACTCTATTTCATAAAATGGAACAATCTGTGGACCGGCTGCTTACGCTCGAAATGTTCGTCGCGGTCGCGGGCGAAGGCGGCTTCGCTGCGGCGGCGCGCAAGCTCGGCAGTTCGCCGCCGGCGGTGACACGCGGGATCGCGGCGCTCGAAGCGCGGTTGGGGACCAGCATGTTCCATCGCTCGACGCGCGCGGTCGCGCTGACCGACGCCGGTGCGGCGTTTCTGGGCGAGGCGCGGCGCATCCTGGCCGACCTGGCGGGCGCCGAGCGCGAGGTGCGCGGCGCACAGGCCGACCCGCGCGGGCAGCTTTACCTGACCGCGCCGGTGATGTTCGGACGGCTCCATGTGCTCCCCGTGGTGCGTGCGCTGCTCGAACAGCATCGCGACCTCGGCGTGCGGATGATGCTGATCGACCGCAACGTCCGCATCGTCGAAGAAGGTATCGACGTCGCGGTGCGGATCGGCCCGCTCGCCGATTCGAGCCTCAAGGCGGTGCGGATCGGCGCGGTGCGCCAGATGCTCGCGGCGAGCCCCGCCTATCTGGCGCGGCGCGGCGCGCCGGCGCGCGTCGCCGATCTGGCCGACCACGATCTGATCGGCACAATGGGGCCGCGCGCGGTGAACGAGTGGCAGTTCGCCGGGACACGCTGGCGGCTCGAACCGCGGCCGCGGCTGGTGCTCAATACCGTCGATGCGGCGCTCGCGGCGGCCGAGGCGGGGCTGGGGATCGCCAATCTCCTGAGCTACCAGCTTGCCGGCGCGCTTGGCGACGGGCGGCTGATTTCGCTGCTTCCCGCCGAACAGCCGCCCGCACTGCCGGTCCATCTGCTGTTCGAACCGTCACGCGCCGCGCTGCCCGCAGTGCGGCTGTTCGTCGCGGCGATGAAGGCGCGGGCGCGGATGGCGGGGCTGGTTTGAGCGTGCCGTGACCCGACGCGCCCATCGATAATCATGATCCATGTTAGCGCGCCGCCGCGCGGCGTGGTATAAACGGGACCAACGACTGCGATTCCACCCAGATCGGCTTTTCGTGGTTTCGGCTTAATGTCGCAGTCCCCGATGCATACGGCCAGCCGATCGTCCCAAGCCGAGAGCCAGGTAGCGCTTGCTCGCGCAGAGAGGAGCATCGCCATGCGTGCTTTCCATCTTTTGATCGACGACACCGAGACCCGGCGCATAGACTTTCACGCCGAAGGCCCCGACCACGCGTTCCAGATCGCGCGCAACGAAAATGACGGCGTGAACGTTACGCTGTGGGAAGGCGAACGATTGCTTGCCCGAATGACGAAGACCGAAGCGAATGTCTGGAAACTGCACGCGCTCGGTTGAACGTCGTCGTTCGCTGCATATGGGACCACCGCGAGGATGATATGTCGAGTGATGTCACGCGTCTGTCCCAATGGATGGACCATCATCGCACCCGGATGGAACTCGGCCCGCTCAGCATACTGATCAGGAAATTGCTCAGCCACAGCCTGCTATCGACTGACGATCAGCAGGCGATCGCCGCACTGCCGCACAAGCTCCGGCGGTTGCAGCCGGGCGAATCGATTCTGCGCGAAGGCGACCAGGCCGAGATCTGCCCCGTCCTGCTGAGCGGCTTCGCCTATCGCCAGAAGGTCGCCTCGGACGGCGGGCGGCAGATTGTTGCGCTCAAATTGCCGGGCGATGCGCTCGACCTGCAGTCGCTCTATCTGGAAAAGGCCGATCACGACATCCGGATGCTGACGACTGCCGAAATGGCGCTGGTGCCGCTGGCGGCGATGGAGCAGCTTACGATCAAGCGTCCTGCCGTGGCGCGCGCGGTCCTGATCGACATATTGGTCGAGGCGTCGATCGGCCGCGAATGGCTGCTCAATATCGGCCGCCGCAACGCGCTGGCACGGCTCGCGCACCTGCTGTGTGAGTTGCACGACCGGGTGAGCGACATCGCGAGCGAGGCGAGCGAATATTTCGAAATACCGCTGACGCAGGAACAGCTTGCCGACCTGCTCGGGCTCACCCCGGTGCATATCAACCGCATGGTCCGCCAGCTCGAAAAAATGGGCGCGATCGGCCGGCCGTCACGCTCGCTGACGATCCTCAATCTGTCGGAGTTGGCAAAAATATCCAAGTTCTCGTCGGCTTACCTGCATCGAAACAATGTCTCGGGGGTTTGACCGAATAGCCTCATACGGGCCGGGAGTTTTCCGATGCCGCAATATTTCTTCAATACGTCGAACGGATCGCCGCATATCGACGACGCCGGTATGGAGCTTCCCGACATCTCAGCAGCGCGGCGCGAGGCGATCCGCTATGGGGGCAGCCTGCTCAGCGACGATCCCGAGATGGTGATGCAGGATAATGGTTTGCGCATCGATGTGGTCGACGAAGCCGGTAGCCGCTGTTTCGCGGTGCGGGTGACAATCGAAGACTAGGCCTGCCGGCGTGCGTAACTGCCCGATCGAGCGCTCATCGATGATCGAGGGCGCGGCGTTCGATGCTGATGCTGCGATTTTGTGCATCCGTTTTCGGGACAACGGCACCTATTTCTATTTCGACGTTCCCGAGCATCTGTTCGACGGGCTGTGCAACGCTGTCTCGGCCGGGACGTTTTTCAACGAACGGATCAGGGACCGATTTCGCTGCGAGCGTGATCCTGAACGGCGGCGTTCCGTCCGGAAACATAGAAGCCTGCCCTCGTCGGCGCGCGCAGCTTGGGAATCTAGGCAATCTGGGTTAAGTTTCCCGCAAATACCGGCGTCGGCCGGGCGGCTGCGGGGAGCCAACGCATGCGCCATTCGTTCGTTCGACATGCCTGACCCAAAGACCGACAATCCGTCCGCCTGCTTTGCGGAATTCGTCGCCGACCGAAATTTTCCATGCCTTGGCGCCAAGTCGGCGCTCGCAAATGGCGGAATCCGGGTGATCGCGGCGCGCGACCTGACGAGCGCGTGGAACGACCTCGAAATCCATCGCGCGCTGATCGACTGGGCGGACGCCTATCGCCACGATCCCGACGGATTTCGCAGCCTTGTCGTCATTTTCGAAGGGCCGGACGATCTCGACGAGGAGCAGTTCGAGGATGCGCTCTGGGACCGCCTCCAGTCGCTCGCCGAAAAGGATGCGTGGAAGGGGATGGATTATGATCCGCGCGTCTGCGCCGATCCCGGCAATCCCCATTTCTCGCTGAGCTTCGCCGGCGAGGCCTATTTCGTCGTCGGCCTGCACCCGCGCGCCTCGCGCCCGGCGCGCCGCTTTGCCCGGCCGGCGCTCGTTTTCAACCTGCACGACCAGTTCGAACGGTTGCGCACCGATGGGCGCTACGAGCGGATGCGCGAGCGCATTCTGGCGCGCGACATCGAACTGGCGGGGAGCGTCAATCCGATGCTCGCGCGCCACGGCGAGGTGAGCGAGGCGGCGCAATATAGCGGCCGCGCGGTCGGTCCCGGCTGGACGCCGCCCTTTCGCGATCCGCGGTCGGCATGACGGCTCGCGTCATTCCGCCGCGCAGCGGCGTCGCATTTCCCCTGCGCGCCGGCGAGGTGCTGCGCGTGATCGATCCCGAAGGCGGGCAGGTCAGCGACATGCTGGCCTTCATGGCGGCCGATGTCGGTGAGGCGCTGTCTAACGGGCGCACCTTCGACTGTGAGGAGACGATCCGGCTGACGACGGGCAACCGGCTGTGGTCAAACCGCTCGCAGCCGATGCTGGAGATCGTCGAGGATAGCGCCGGGACGCATGATTTCCTGCTGACGCCTTGCAGCGAGGCGACCTTTCGCCACTTTTATCCCGACAAGCCGGTTCATCGCGGCTGCTTCGGCAATCTCGCCGCAGCGCTCGCGCCCTTCGGGATCGGCCCCGACGCGATTCCGGTCGCGTTCAACATCTTCATGAACGTGCCGGTCGATGGCGACGGGAAGCTTCGCGTCATCGCCCCCGCGACGCACGCGGGCGATTTCATCCGCCTGCGCGCGCTCGCCGATCTGGTGGTCGGGCTGACCGCCTGTTCGGCCTATGACAGCTGCGGCGGCGCCTTCAAACCGATCCATTATGCGATCGAACAGTTGTCGCCGGCCGCTGGCCACCGACAATCTTGATCCAGATCATATATCCGCAAAAAAGCCCGCGCCGGCGGGGTTTGCCATGTTGACGCCCGTCCGGTCGCCGATAACATCCCACGCACTACCTGACCTTCCGTCACCAATCGCGGAAGGACACTGTTGGGCTCGCCGCCGGATCGCGTAGCCATATGCATCCGAGGCCGGAAAGGCTCCGCCGCAAGGCGGGGCCTTTTTTGCGAGCCGCGACAGCGTCGCTCAGACCCCGCGCATCAGCCCCGGCACGAGCGGCAGCAGTTCGCGGGCGAGATAGCCGATCGGCCCGACGGTTTCGGCCAGCCGCCGCCCCGCCTCGCCATGCAGCCATATCCCCCAGGCGCTGGCGTGAAGCGGCGAGAGCCCTTGCGCGCCCAGCCCGGCGATCAGACCCGCGAGCACGTCGCCCGACCCGCTGACCGCCAGGCCGAGACCGCCTCCGGCGTAGGAGAGGCACGTACCCTCGGCCATCAGGTGACTCGTCGCGCCCTTCACCATGACGGCGGTGCGATAGATTTCGGCGGCCCGGGCGAGCGCCGCCAGCGGGTCGCGCGCGACCGCGTCTCTTTCGGCGTCGAGCAGCGCCGCGAGTTCGCCCTCGTGCGGAGTCAGTACCGTATGCCGACCGCGGGCAGCGAGCGCATCGGCATGGTCGGTCGCGGCGCGAAGCGCAAAGGCGTCGAGCAGCAGGAACATGTCGCCGGGCAGGGCGGGGAGCAGCGCAGCGAGCAGCGCCCGGACGCCGTCCTCGTCGATCATCGCCGGTCCGAAAACGATCGCATCGTGGTTGGCGATTTCGGCGAGCAGCAGCTCGGCGCTCTCGGGCGCGATCTCGCCGCCGGGCGTTTCGGGCAGTGCGACGACGGCACACGCCGGAAAAGCGACGCCGATGGGGGTAGCGGCCGAGGCGATGGTGGCGATCGTCACCTTGCCGGCGCCCGCCCGGAACGCCGCCTCGGCGGTCAGCAGCATGCCGCCGGGCACGCGCCGGCAGCCGCCGATGACGAGCACCCGCCCGCGGCCGTTCTTGTCGACATTGTCGTGGTGATCGGGAAGCGGGTTCGCCTTGAGCCAGGCGGTGTCGAGCGGGACGGGCTCAGCCACGCGCGGCGACCATCGCATCGGGTTCGCGGGTGACGGGAACCTCGCCCGCCATCGGCGCCGTCACATTGTAGCTCGACAGGACGAGGTTGCCGTCGCGACCGATCTTCGGATCGAAGCGATATTCGGTGATCGCGCAATTCGCCACGTCGCCCTCCTTGTCGATGGCGAGAATTTCGCGCTCGCCGAGATTTTCGATGATGGTGCGCAGGCACAGGACGACGACCTGATGCGCGACGATCATTACGCGGCGGCCGCCATAGTGCAGCGAGACGGTGTCGAGCAGCGAGCGCAGCCGCAGAATAACGTCGCACCAGCTCTCGCCGCCCGGCGGTCGATGATAGAATTTGCCGAGCGTCGCGCGAAATTCGGCCTGTTCGGGATGCGTCGCCTCGATACCGTGCCGGGTGAGGCCATCGAGAATGCCGAATTCCTTCTCGCGCAGGCGCTCGTCGATGCAGATCTTCTCGTCGGGCTCACAGCCGCCGGCGGCGCGGAAAATCTCCGCGGTCTGGATCGCGCGGACATAGGGCGAGGCGAGCATGATTTCGGGGCGCCCGTCTTCCTCGCCCGCCGCGAACCATTCGCCGAGCGCGCGCGATTGCTCCTCGCCGAGCGCCGACAGCGGCACATCGACGTCGCGGTGATCGAGCGCGATGCGCAGGTCGCCGGCCGCATCGGCGGCGTCGCGCGCGACGTTGCCCGCGCTCTGGCCGTGGCGGACGACCCAGAGCACCGAGGGCCAGCGGGGTGTCATCGAAATATTCCGGTTTGTGTCATGGGAAAGGAACGCAGCGACGGCGCACCGGTTGCGGAGCGATGATCGGGGCGGCGGCGGCCGACCGTCGGCAAAAAAATTCGCCTCCGTCGCAAACTTAACCTGTGTGAATGTGAGTCTGTCACATACCGCACATCACGCGCCGATGACGGGGGCGTACAGCGTGACATTCGGCCGCATTCTCAATCGACTGCTCAGCCCCGCCGAACGGATGGTCTGGGAAGCCAGCCTCGCGCGCAATGCGCGCGACTATGCCAAGGGCATCGACATCGCGCGCGAGGGCGAGCGTCCCGCCGCGCTACGCATCGTGCTGTCGGGCTGGGCGCAGAAATACAAGCAACTACCCGACGGCCGCCGCCAGATCCTCGCGCTCGTCCTGCCCGGCCAGGCGTGCGATCTCGACCTGTTCACCGTCGCGCGCACCGACCATTCGCTGGCGGCGGTGCGGCGGCTGACCGTGGCCGAAATCGGCCGTCAGGAGGCGACGGCGTTGCTCCGCCAATGCCCGAACCTCGCGCAATTGCTGTGCTGGGGCGAGATCGTCACCGCGGCGATCCAGCGCGAATGGACGATCAATATCGGGCAGCGCAACGCGATCGAGCGCGTTGCGCAACTGATGTGCGAAATCTTCGCGCGGCAGCAGGGCATCCCGGCGGCGGGCGGCGGCGAATGCGATTTCCTGCTCACCCAATGGCAGCTCGCCGAGGCGACCGGGCTGACGCAGGTGCACGTCAACCGCACGGTGCAGGAACTGCGGCGGCGCTGTTCGGTCGAACTGCGCAACCTCCGGCTGTTCATTCCCGACTTCGCCGAGCTGGCGGACATTGCGGCGTTCAACGCCAATTATCTCCATCTCGACGAGACCGACCTCGCGGTCGACCGGGCCGCGGGCTTGTTCGGCGGCATCGGGCGCGACTGAGCGGACGGCGGCCGTTCGTCATAATCCTGCAAGATTTCTTGCCCGGTCAGATGTCCCCGGGCCGCCGTTGTGCGTCTTTCCCTTCCGATAGCCCGGCAGAGCGGGCGCCAAGGGGGACGATAATTCATGCAATTGTTCAGACTAGCCCTTCATGCTTCGATCGCGACGAGTGCATTGGCCGCGGCGGCGCTCGCCGCGCCCGCGCAGGCGCAGGCGGAAGAACGCACCTATCGCTTCGCCATCCCGGCGCAGGATATGAAGGCCAGCCTCCGCGCGCTGGCGCGGACCTCGGGGCAGCAGATCGGCTTCGACAGCGCGGCGTTGCAGGGCAAGCGGGCGCCGGCGCTCAACGGTACCTTCTCGCTCCGCGACGGCGTGGCGCGGCTGCTCGCCGGCTCGGGTCTCGAGCCCAGCTGGGGGCGTTCGGGCGTGCTCGTCATCCGCCCTGCGCCGCGCAAGCCGGGCGCCGCCTATCAGGCGCCGAACCGGGGCGCGGACGCGGCCATGGCCGGCGCGGATGACGGCGAAATCGTCGTCACGGCGCGCAAGTCGGACGAACGCATTCAGGATGTCCCGGTGTCGCTGACCGCGGTGACCGCCGACGCCCTGCGCGATCGGGGCGCGGCGGACATCAAGGATGTGCTGCGCAGCGTCCCGGGGCTCGCCAATTACGGCACCGAACGCGGGCTGTCGCGCTACAGCATCCGCGGCCTGTCGACCTATGCCTCGTCGCCGACGGTCGGCATCTATCTCGACGATATCTCGCTGGTGACGGTGTCGACCACCTTCAGCGGCGCCTATGACCCGATGTTCTTCGACATGGAGCGCGTCGAGGTGCTGAAGGGACCGCAGGGCACGCTCTATGGCGGCAGCGCAATGGGCGGCGCGATCAAATATGTCAGCGCACGGCCCGATCCGACGCGGTTCAGCGTCGATACCGCGATCGGCGCCGCGATCACCGACGGCGGCGGGCCGTCGTACAATGGCGAAGTCGTGGTCAATGCGCCGATCGTCGAGGACAAGCTCGCGGTGCGCGCGGGCTTCTATTACCGCCACGATGGCGGCTTCATCGACAACCGTCCGGGCGATATCCGTGTCCTGTTGCGGTCGAGCACGCCCTTCCCCGATTATACGCCGGTGGTGCAGGACAGCCTGTCGAACCGGACCAAGAAGAACCGCAACTATGGCGACACCTATGTCGGGCGGCTGTCGTTCGAATGGCGCCCCGACGAGAGCTGGACGATCCGGCCGCAGCTTTTCTACCAGGATTACAAGCAGGGCGACACCGGCGACATGTTCATCGGCCGCCCCGACCGGTCGGGCTCCTATCGCATCGCCCAGCCCAATTATGACCGCGCCGGCATTTACAGCCTCAGCGTCGAAAAGGAACTGGGCGGAGTGAAGGCGACGTCGCTGACCGCCTATTTTGACCGCACGTTCCGCTATGTCCGCGATTACAGCTTTTACATCGGCGGGCTGATCCCGGTGCTGTATCCGTTCACCAGCACCAACGTGTCCGACAGCTTCACCAAGACGTTCAGCCAGGAAGTGCGGCTGGCATCGGACAATGACTCGCCATTCAAATGGGTGATCGGCGGCTATTATTCGAGCCAGGACGACCGGCTGATCCAGGCGGTCAATACGCCCGGAATGAGCGCCTTCTTCGGCACCGATCTGGCCTATTACGGCAATATCTTCACCAACACGAAGCAATATGCGGGCTTCGGCGAGGCGAGCTACGCGCTGTTCGACGGCTTCGACGTCACCGCCGGCGTCCGCGTGTTCAAGGTCGAGCAGCGCGTCAACGCGCGCACCGACGGGGTGTTCGCGGGTGGCCCGAATGCGATCCCCGACCGCCGCAACAAGGAAGACGGGATCAATCCCAAATTCGGCCTGTCGTACAAGGTGACGCGCGACAATCTCCTTTACGCCTCGGCCGCCAAGGGCTTCCGCCCCGGCGGGATCAACCGCGACCGGATCGACCCCGATCTCTGCCGCACCGATCTCGATCAGCTCGGCATCGAAAACGCGCCTGACAGCTTCGGATCGGACAATCTGTGGACCTATGAAGCCGGGACCAAGAATATGTTCGGCGGCGGCAAGGTGATGCTCAACGCTTCGGCATATTACACCGAATGGAAGGAGATCCAGCAGGCGATCGGGCTGCCGAGCTGCGGCTTCGGCTTCACCGACAATGTCGGCAGCGCCGAGGTAAAGGGCTTCGAGCTCGAGGCGCGCGTCGAACCACTCCGCGGGTTCCAGATCGGCGGTACCGCTGCCTATACCAGCAGCAAGATCACCGAAGCGGCACCCGGCACCTCGGCCAAGCAGGGCGACGCGCTGCCCGACGTGCCGAAGTGGATGGCGACCGCATATGCCGGTTACCGGACCGAATTGTCGGGATTGTGGGAACTCGATGTCCGCGGCGAATATCAGTATCAGGGCAAGGCGCCCTATACGTTCGATACCGAGGTGCCGATCACCTTCCCCGGCGGCGAGGTCGACTATATCCCGAACCCGATCCTCGAACGGAAAAGCTATCAGGTCGTCAACGCCTTCGCGTCGCTGAGCCGTGAGAATACGACGGTCAGGCTCTATGCCAACAATCTGTTCAACGTCCATCCGCAGCTCGACACCGACCTGTCGATCGGCGCCGACCGCTTCTCGACGATCCGCCCGCGGACCTTCGGCGTCGAATTGCGGCAGGGTTTTTGAGGCATTGCTGACATCCCCCCTGCGGCAAAGCCGTGGGGAGGGGACCGCCGCGAAGCGGTGGCGGAGGGGCCGCGACGTTAGCGCATTTTGCCCCTCCGTCAGCCCTGCGGGCTGCCACCTCCCCATCGCTGCGCGACAGGGAGGATCGTCAGAAAACGGGCCGGGAGCGGACCTAACCAATATCGTCACCCCGGACTTGATCCGGGGTCCATGACTTCGGCGCCGCAGTGGATCCCGGATCAAGTCCGGGATGACGAATATGTGTGAAGCAACATCCGCTCCCCACCCCTAAGCCGACCTTCACCTGGACGGCAGGCCGCCTATCCGGTTGCCCCGTCCATCCGCCCCTTGAACCCCTGTGCGATGACGTAAAGCTCAGGCGAGCCCTTGCGGCTGGCGGGGGGCTTGGCGTGCTTGACCGTCGTGAAATGGCGCTTGAGCAGGGTCAGGAGCTCGCGGTCGGCGCCGCCGGCGAAGACTTTCGCGACAAAGGCGCCGCCGGGGACCAGATTCTGCACCGCAAAGTCGGCGGCGGTCTCGGCGAGGCCGATGGTTCGCAAATGGTCGGTCTGCGGGTGGCCGACTGTGTTCGCCGCCATGTCCGAAATGACGAGGTCGGGGGCGCTGCCGAGCGCCTCGATCAGCGCATCGGGGGCGGCGTCGTCCATGAAATCCATCTCGAGGATCGCGACGCCTTCGATCGGCTCGCAGGCGAGCAGGTCGATCCCCGCGACGCGCGCGCGCGGGTTGGTCTTCCGCGTCACCTGCGACCAGCCGCCGGGCGTGATGCCGAGATCGACGACGGCGCGCGCTCTTTTCAAAAAGCCGAATTTCTCGTCGAGCTCGATCAGCTTGTACGCGGCGCGTGAGCGATAGCCTTCGGCCTGCGCGCGGCGGACATAGGGGTCGTTGAGCTGGCGTTGCAGCCAGCGCGTCGACGACACGCTGCGCTTGCGGGCGGTCTTGACGCGCACATGCAGGCCGCCCCGGCCCCCCGATCCTTTGGCGCCGCCGCTGCGTCCGCTGCCGCCGCTCATTTGCGAAACTCGCGGCGGGTGACGGGAACGTCGCGCCCCTGCCGAGCCAGGGTGCGGAGGATGCCCTCGCGGATGCCGCGGTCGGCGACGCCGACGCGCGCCGCTGGCCACAGGTCGATGATGCTTTCGAGGATCGCGCAGCCCGCGACCACCAGGTCGGCGCGCTCGCGGCCGATGCAGGCGATTTCGGAGCGGTCGGCGATGCTCGCGTCGGCGAGGCGGCGGCTGATCTCGCGCATCGCGTCCGATGGCACGACCAGCCCGTCGACCGCGCGCCGGTCGTAGCGCGGCAGGTCGAGGAAGACGCTGGCGAGCGTCGTCACCGTGCCGCTGGTGCCGAGCAGGCGCAGTGGTTGCCCTGCAAAACGTTCGGCGCGGCCGGCGAAGGCGGCGAACGCCTCGCGCGTCACTTCGCGCATCTGCGCATAGGCGGCCTGCCGCGCGGCAAGGCTGTCCTCGGCGGCGGGGGCATGTTCGGTGAGCGACACGACGCCCCACGGAACGCTGATCCAGTCGCGGATCATAACGTCGTCGTCCGACGCGTCGATGCGCATCAGCTCGGTCGAGCCGCCGCCAATGTCGAAGATCAGCGCCGGGCCGTCGCCTGCCTCCATCAGATTGTGGCAGCCGAGCACCGCGAGCTTCGCTTCTTCGGCGGCGGAAATGATGTCGAGCGCGATGCCGGTCTCGCGCTTCACCCGTTCGGCGAGTTCCTCGCCGTTGCTGGCGCGGCGGCACGCTTCGGTGGCGACCGCGCGCGACAGGGTGACGTGGCGGCGGCGCAGCTTGTCGGCGCAGACCGACAGTGCAGCGACGGTGCGGTCCATCGCCGCCTGGCTGATCCGGCCGCTCCCGTGCAGCCCCTCGCCAAGGCGGACGATGCGCGAAAAGGCGTCGATGACGACCAGTTCGCCGCCCTGCGGGCGCGCGATCAGCAGCCGGCAATTGTTGGTCCCGAGATCGATGGCGGCATAGGTGCGCGGCCGATGGATCGGCACGGGCCGCGATTCGGCACCTGCCTTGCTCTGTCCTCTCGCCGCCGGCACGGGCCGCGGCGATCGCCCCGAAGGCGCTGCCATTTGCCGCATGGCTAGTATGACCTGTCCAAATCTCACGCGCCTGCAAGACCGCAGGCGTGCACTTGGGCGCGAGATTAGGCTTCCGGCCACCTAATGGCAAGCCCGGCCCCCGTTCGGGCGGGCGCAAGCAAAACCCCGCCCGGCGCAGGCCGGACGGGGCAAAGGAGGATATAAGGTTATTGGAGCTAGGGTCAGCCCTTAACGGCAGCCGTCATTGCCCTTGTCGATGGCGCGGCCGGCGAGGGCGCCGACGGCACCGCCGATGATCGTGCCGACCGTACGGTCGCCGCGGCCGGCGATTTCGTGGCCGGCAAGGCCGCCCGCAACCGCACCGATGATCGTGCCGCCGGTGCCGTTGTCGCACTGGCGATAGCGACGGTTGTCGTAGCGGTTGTTGTAATAGCGACGATCGTTCCGATAATCGCGGCGGTCGGCGCGGCGATCGTAACGACGGTCATAGCGGCGGTCGTTCCGGTCATAGCGCACGTCATAGCTCGAATAGCCGTTGCGGTCGTAATAGCCGTTCTGCGCCGCGGCAGGTGTTGCCAAGCCCAGCGTCGCGGTGGACATCAGGGCGGCGATCGAGAGAGTCACCATCTTTTTCATCGTCGTTCTCCTTCTTTCGTCGTTTGGCCCTTCAGGGCTGTGGTCGATGAAGGGGTTATGGGTGATTCGTCTTGAGCCAAGTCTGAACACGGCTGTTGGCTGGCGTTCAGCTTTGCGGGGCTCGGCGCTTCCCTTTCGCGGGCAGGCATTCTACGCCCCCGGCGATGCGCCGCCTGCTTCCCGCCGTCCTGATCTTCCTTGCGCTCGGGCCGGTCCCCGGCACGCATCTGCGTTTCCCGGAAACCGATCTTACCGAGCGCGTCGCAGTGCGTCCGCTGCGCTTTGCGGCAGGCGGGGATGGATCGCTGCGGTTCGTGCGCGGCTGGCACCTGACCAGCCCGCACAGCTATTTCGGCGGCTTCTCCGCGGTCGCGCGAATCGGTCCCGGCCGCTTCCAGCTTGTCGGCGACAATGGCTATTGGACGCGGCTGACGCTGACCCCCGGCGGGCAGCCGAGCCGGTTTCGCATCGCGCCCCTCCCCACCCCCGACGGCCGCCCGCGCCGCAAGTCGATGATCGATGCCGAGGCGATGGTATTCGATCCGGCGAGCGGGAAGAGCTGGATCGCGCTCGAGGGGATCAATCAGGTCTGGCGTCTCGATGCCCGCCTTGGCGCAATCGAATCGCGCCGCAAACTGCCGGGGCAGCCGAACTGGCCGATCAACCGCGGGCCCGAGGCGATGGCGCGGCTCGCCGACGGGCGGACGGTGGTTTTTTCAGAGGATGCCGACGACGACCCGCGCGGGCGCGAAGCTTTGCTCTATATTGGCGACCCGGCGGCGCCCGGACCGGCACCGGTTCGCTTCTTCTATAGCTCGGGCGGCAGGGGGCTGGTCAGCGATGCCGCGGCGCTGCCCGACGGGCGAATCCTGCTCGTCCACCGCCGGCTCGGCTTCGACCCAGTGTTCACGACGATCCTCGCGGTTCTCGATCCCGCCGATATCGGCAAGGATGCCGTGGTCGGCGCGCGCGCGATCGGCCGCGTGCCGCGGCTGCTGGCCGAAAATTACGAAGGGGCGGCGGTGGCGGTCGAACAGGGGCGCACCTGGCTCTGGCTCGTGTCCGACGACAATTTCAACCTGTGGCAGCGCAGCCTGCTGCTGCAGTTCGAACTCGTCGGC
The Sphingopyxis macrogoltabida genome window above contains:
- a CDS encoding RlmE family RNA methyltransferase, translating into MSGGSGRSGGAKGSGGRGGLHVRVKTARKRSVSSTRWLQRQLNDPYVRRAQAEGYRSRAAYKLIELDEKFGFLKRARAVVDLGITPGGWSQVTRKTNPRARVAGIDLLACEPIEGVAILEMDFMDDAAPDALIEALGSAPDLVISDMAANTVGHPQTDHLRTIGLAETAADFAVQNLVPGGAFVAKVFAGGADRELLTLLKRHFTTVKHAKPPASRKGSPELYVIAQGFKGRMDGATG
- a CDS encoding Ppx/GppA phosphatase family protein produces the protein MRQMAAPSGRSPRPVPAARGQSKAGAESRPVPIHRPRTYAAIDLGTNNCRLLIARPQGGELVVIDAFSRIVRLGEGLHGSGRISQAAMDRTVAALSVCADKLRRRHVTLSRAVATEACRRASNGEELAERVKRETGIALDIISAAEEAKLAVLGCHNLMEAGDGPALIFDIGGGSTELMRIDASDDDVMIRDWISVPWGVVSLTEHAPAAEDSLAARQAAYAQMREVTREAFAAFAGRAERFAGQPLRLLGTSGTVTTLASVFLDLPRYDRRAVDGLVVPSDAMREISRRLADASIADRSEIACIGRERADLVVAGCAILESIIDLWPAARVGVADRGIREGILRTLARQGRDVPVTRREFRK
- a CDS encoding TonB-dependent receptor domain-containing protein; translation: MQLFRLALHASIATSALAAAALAAPAQAQAEERTYRFAIPAQDMKASLRALARTSGQQIGFDSAALQGKRAPALNGTFSLRDGVARLLAGSGLEPSWGRSGVLVIRPAPRKPGAAYQAPNRGADAAMAGADDGEIVVTARKSDERIQDVPVSLTAVTADALRDRGAADIKDVLRSVPGLANYGTERGLSRYSIRGLSTYASSPTVGIYLDDISLVTVSTTFSGAYDPMFFDMERVEVLKGPQGTLYGGSAMGGAIKYVSARPDPTRFSVDTAIGAAITDGGGPSYNGEVVVNAPIVEDKLAVRAGFYYRHDGGFIDNRPGDIRVLLRSSTPFPDYTPVVQDSLSNRTKKNRNYGDTYVGRLSFEWRPDESWTIRPQLFYQDYKQGDTGDMFIGRPDRSGSYRIAQPNYDRAGIYSLSVEKELGGVKATSLTAYFDRTFRYVRDYSFYIGGLIPVLYPFTSTNVSDSFTKTFSQEVRLASDNDSPFKWVIGGYYSSQDDRLIQAVNTPGMSAFFGTDLAYYGNIFTNTKQYAGFGEASYALFDGFDVTAGVRVFKVEQRVNARTDGVFAGGPNAIPDRRNKEDGINPKFGLSYKVTRDNLLYASAAKGFRPGGINRDRIDPDLCRTDLDQLGIENAPDSFGSDNLWTYEAGTKNMFGGGKVMLNASAYYTEWKEIQQAIGLPSCGFGFTDNVGSAEVKGFELEARVEPLRGFQIGGTAAYTSSKITEAAPGTSAKQGDALPDVPKWMATAYAGYRTELSGLWELDVRGEYQYQGKAPYTFDTEVPITFPGGEVDYIPNPILERKSYQVVNAFASLSRENTTVRLYANNLFNVHPQLDTDLSIGADRFSTIRPRTFGVELRQGF
- a CDS encoding esterase-like activity of phytase family protein — its product is MRRLLPAVLIFLALGPVPGTHLRFPETDLTERVAVRPLRFAAGGDGSLRFVRGWHLTSPHSYFGGFSAVARIGPGRFQLVGDNGYWTRLTLTPGGQPSRFRIAPLPTPDGRPRRKSMIDAEAMVFDPASGKSWIALEGINQVWRLDARLGAIESRRKLPGQPNWPINRGPEAMARLADGRTVVFSEDADDDPRGREALLYIGDPAAPGPAPVRFFYSSGGRGLVSDAAALPDGRILLVHRRLGFDPVFTTILAVLDPADIGKDAVVGARAIGRVPRLLAENYEGAAVAVEQGRTWLWLVSDDNFNLWQRSLLLQFELVGLPPKKTPDSKKAAR
- a CDS encoding glycine zipper 2TM domain-containing protein; its protein translation is MKKMVTLSIAALMSTATLGLATPAAAQNGYYDRNGYSSYDVRYDRNDRRYDRRYDRRADRRDYRNDRRYYNNRYDNRRYRQCDNGTGGTIIGAVAGGLAGHEIAGRGDRTVGTIIGGAVGALAGRAIDKGNDGCR